The Leptospira brenneri genomic sequence TACGATAGGTTTCTCCAAATGGATTGCATGTCTAACCTTTGGAATCCAAACTAATTTACTTTTTTTGATGTAAGATTTCATTTTTTTCATCATAAACGGTGGAGTGATTTCGTCTTCTGCTCCAGCAAGTATCAAAGTAGGAATTTTTATTTCTTTAATTTTTGAATCAAAAAAAATCTCATTTTCTCTACGTAAGGTATTTTCTTGTAAGTATTCATTTGGTTTTTCATTCCAAATTGTAACAAGAGTATGGCGAAATAAATATCCAGGTTCGGGAAATTCTTCTCCATAAAGATAACGAAGGAGTAATACCACCTGTTTTTCGGTTTTAGGAAATAGAATTTTTCGCATTCTTTCTCGTTCTGGATGTGGAATCCCGCCCGGAGCAAGAAGAATTAGTTTTTTGACTATTTTTAAGGAATCCTTCAGAACTAGATGTTGAGAAGTAAGTCCCCCCATGGAATGACCTACTAGACAAATATCTTTTAGATCTAATTTTTGAAAACACTCAAGAAGTAAATCTGCCCATACATCAATTTGGTATAAATATTTTACTAAGGGTAGTTTACTTTGACCATAACCAGGTAAGTCAAATACATAGAGTGGGTATCCATCATCTAACAACTCTTTTACGACCCTTCGAAATCCAAAACTTTCATCAAGTAAACCATGAAAAAAAACGATGGGTTTTTTGTTGCCATTTCCAAATTTCCAATAAAAAATGTTATGCCCACCCATAGCTACGAAACAGGGGATTCCGCCCATATTTTTCATTGATTTACGTCTCTGGGACTGATAATTTCGAAATAAGCTTCGGTAAAAATATTTTATCATAATGTTAAATTCAAAAATCGAAAGACTATCGCAGCTACTTTCCCATTCCCAGAATGGATTGGTTTTCGTCGATCTTAAATCCAAACAAGTCCTTTATATTGACGAAAACACAAGGGAACGTTTGGAACTTAAAAATCAAAAGTCATTGGAAATCCAAAATCTTTTTTATGACTATGACCTTTTAATTTCAGAAATTCATACACATCCCCATTCGAAAAGTGACTACAAATGGTTCCTAAAAAATCAAAATTCGGAAAGGATTGCTGTATCTGTTCATTTTTCCTCACTAATAGAATTCTTTGATCCTGACACAGAGATATATTCATTTACGATCAACTGGAATCATGAATATGCAGGCGAAAATTCTGAAATTGTAGACCATTTAGAAATTCCTTTCTTACAAGCAGATTTAAATGGAAACATTACTTATGCGAATACGCGGTTCGTTCATTTTTTTCAATTATCAAATGAAAAAATTCAATCCTATAATGCTTTTGAAATACTTCGATTATCTGAAAATTTTAAACAAGAAATACTCAAACAAAACATAAAACGGATTATCGAATTCCAACCACAGAAAGGTAAGTTGGTTAGTTTTCAGCTTCAAAGTTTTATCACAACGGACCAAGGCAAACAAACTGGCATTACAATCCTTCTTTTAGATCTTTCTGAGTTACAAAATGCGGAACGTATTCTCAAATACGGTGAAGATAAATTACGAACATTCTTTGCGACAATGAATAATGGTTTTGTAATCATTAACCAAGAAGCAAAAATAATAGAAATTGCGCCCATATTTAAATTTCTATTATTTCAAGTTTTTGCATTTGAAGTTGGTGAAGATATCTTCCATTTTTTTGATGAAAAAGTAAGATCTAAAATGCTTAATGTTTTGAATTCTGTCGTAGAAAATCAAAACGTTGAAACCACAGAATTCGAATATTTACTCCTTGGTGAAGAACGGACTTTTGAAATTCGCTTTATACCTGTCAGGCGATATGATCCTTATGATAAAAAAATAATGTTAGTTTTCTCGGATATTACTGAAGCAAAACAAATGGATCGTCAATTGATAGAATCAATGAAATTTGCAAGTATCGGTGAAATTGCCGCAGGCCTTGCGCATGAAATTAACAAT encodes the following:
- a CDS encoding alpha/beta fold hydrolase, with protein sequence MKNMGGIPCFVAMGGHNIFYWKFGNGNKKPIVFFHGLLDESFGFRRVVKELLDDGYPLYVFDLPGYGQSKLPLVKYLYQIDVWADLLLECFQKLDLKDICLVGHSMGGLTSQHLVLKDSLKIVKKLILLAPGGIPHPERERMRKILFPKTEKQVVLLLRYLYGEEFPEPGYLFRHTLVTIWNEKPNEYLQENTLRRENEIFFDSKIKEIKIPTLILAGAEDEITPPFMMKKMKSYIKKSKLVWIPKVRHAIHLEKPIVVAENIRIFYNS
- a CDS encoding ATP-binding protein, with the protein product MLNSKIERLSQLLSHSQNGLVFVDLKSKQVLYIDENTRERLELKNQKSLEIQNLFYDYDLLISEIHTHPHSKSDYKWFLKNQNSERIAVSVHFSSLIEFFDPDTEIYSFTINWNHEYAGENSEIVDHLEIPFLQADLNGNITYANTRFVHFFQLSNEKIQSYNAFEILRLSENFKQEILKQNIKRIIEFQPQKGKLVSFQLQSFITTDQGKQTGITILLLDLSELQNAERILKYGEDKLRTFFATMNNGFVIINQEAKIIEIAPIFKFLLFQVFAFEVGEDIFHFFDEKVRSKMLNVLNSVVENQNVETTEFEYLLLGEERTFEIRFIPVRRYDPYDKKIMLVFSDITEAKQMDRQLIESMKFASIGEIAAGLAHEINNPLQSALLYLDDLITVDETDPNERRNILKKIESANLRIRDLVKALLDLGRMESPNRDFVSPYYILVRTSELVEVSCRKKNIDFKRRANPNLPGIFVRWQEIEQVLINCVVNSINALSEMESLRQFPKIELGIDLVKNQKKEWVVFTVEDNGPGIDDETLEKVFLPLFTTRRNKQGTGLGLSISKKIIAEHGGEIYIKTKEGTGTKVEIYLPAHTDDNG